A section of the Streptomyces sp. V3I8 genome encodes:
- a CDS encoding sugar ABC transporter ATP-binding protein: MAPEPPLLTMSGITKSFPGVRALDGVDLDVLPGEVHCLLGQNGAGKSTLIKVLAGAHQPDDGSIGWRGERVTLRSPIAAMRLGIATIYQELDLVEGLSVAENVYLGHEPTSAGFVVRGKEARASTTALLKRLGHPEIDPARLVGELSAAHQQIVSMARALSHDVRLIVMDEPSAALDPDEVDNLFRIVGDLTAEGVAVVYISHRLEEIRRIGDRVTVLKDGRAVANGLPAKSTPTREVVALMTGRNVEYVFPPRPGHQDLPEPVLEVQGLSRHGEFEALDLTLRPGEIVGLAGLVGSGRSEILETIYGARRPTAGQVRVDGRQLKPGSVRAAVAAGLGLAPEERKAQALLMLESVTRNVSVSSMSRFSYGGWLDRNAERDAARKATRELSLRPDNPSALIRTLSGGNQQKAVLARWLLRGCRVLLLDEPTRGVDVGARAELYAVIRRLADDGLAVLMVSSEVPEVLGLADRVLVLREGRVVHTAPAQELDEHRVLDLVMEGSPAS; the protein is encoded by the coding sequence ATGGCACCAGAACCACCCCTTCTCACGATGTCCGGCATCACCAAGTCGTTCCCCGGTGTCCGGGCCCTCGACGGCGTCGACCTCGACGTCCTGCCCGGTGAGGTGCACTGCCTCCTCGGCCAGAACGGCGCCGGAAAGTCCACGCTCATCAAGGTCCTGGCCGGCGCCCACCAGCCGGACGACGGCAGCATCGGCTGGCGCGGCGAGCGGGTCACGCTCCGCTCGCCGATCGCCGCCATGCGCCTGGGCATCGCCACCATCTACCAGGAACTCGACCTGGTGGAAGGCCTGTCGGTGGCCGAGAACGTCTACCTCGGCCATGAACCGACGTCCGCCGGATTCGTCGTACGCGGGAAGGAAGCACGCGCCTCGACCACCGCGCTCCTCAAGCGACTCGGCCACCCCGAGATCGATCCCGCCCGGCTGGTCGGCGAACTGTCCGCCGCCCACCAGCAGATCGTCTCCATGGCCCGGGCGCTCTCCCACGACGTCCGCCTCATCGTGATGGACGAACCGTCCGCGGCCCTCGACCCGGACGAGGTCGACAACCTCTTCCGCATCGTCGGGGACCTCACCGCCGAGGGCGTCGCCGTCGTCTACATCTCGCACCGCCTGGAGGAGATCCGCCGCATCGGCGACCGGGTCACGGTGCTGAAGGACGGCCGCGCGGTGGCGAACGGCCTGCCGGCGAAGTCGACGCCCACCCGTGAGGTCGTCGCGCTGATGACGGGCCGCAACGTCGAGTACGTCTTCCCGCCGCGACCGGGGCACCAGGACCTGCCCGAGCCGGTGCTGGAGGTCCAAGGCCTGTCGCGGCACGGCGAGTTCGAGGCACTCGACCTCACCCTGCGCCCCGGCGAGATCGTCGGCCTCGCGGGACTCGTCGGCTCCGGCCGCTCCGAGATCCTGGAGACCATCTACGGCGCCCGCAGACCGACTGCCGGACAGGTCCGCGTCGACGGCAGGCAGCTGAAGCCGGGCAGCGTCCGGGCCGCCGTCGCCGCCGGCCTCGGGCTCGCCCCCGAGGAGCGCAAGGCACAGGCCCTGCTGATGCTGGAGTCCGTCACCCGCAACGTCTCCGTGTCCTCCATGTCCCGCTTCAGTTACGGCGGTTGGCTGGACCGGAACGCCGAACGGGACGCGGCGCGCAAGGCGACCCGCGAGCTGTCGCTGCGCCCCGACAACCCGTCCGCCCTCATCCGCACGCTCTCCGGCGGCAACCAGCAGAAGGCGGTCCTGGCCCGCTGGCTGCTGCGCGGCTGCCGGGTGCTGCTGCTCGACGAACCGACCCGCGGCGTCGACGTCGGCGCCCGCGCCGAGCTGTACGCCGTCATCCGCCGCCTCGCCGACGACGGCCTGGCCGTGCTCATGGTCTCCAGCGAAGTACCCGAGGTCCTCGGCCTCGCCGACCGCGTCCTGGTGCTCCGGGAAGGCCGGGTCGTCCACACGGCGCCCGCCCAGGAGCTCGACGAACACCGCGTACTCGACCTCGTCATGGAAGGAAGCCCGGCGTCATGA
- a CDS encoding GntR family transcriptional regulator, with product MLSTGLPQGSVPKLERPGPLRDRVYEALLELITTRSLQPGQHLVESELAGHLGVSRQPVREALQRLNTEGWVDLRPAQGAFVHEPTEAEADQLLTVRTLLEAEAARLAAANTGTSGIAVLEELCARGEEAVGADDVDAAVATNARFHAKVMELAGNTVLAELAAQVDRRVRWYYTPVARQRGRQSWIEHRDLIAAISARDEQRATEVMRAHTEHTRATYHARPRD from the coding sequence ATGTTGTCGACCGGACTGCCGCAGGGGTCGGTGCCGAAGCTCGAACGGCCGGGCCCGCTCAGGGACCGCGTCTACGAGGCCCTGCTCGAACTGATCACCACGCGGTCCCTCCAGCCCGGCCAGCACCTCGTCGAGAGCGAACTGGCCGGGCACCTCGGCGTCTCCCGGCAGCCCGTGCGCGAGGCACTGCAGCGGCTGAACACCGAAGGCTGGGTCGATCTGCGGCCCGCGCAGGGCGCGTTCGTGCACGAGCCGACCGAGGCGGAGGCGGACCAGCTCCTCACCGTGCGCACGCTCCTGGAGGCCGAGGCCGCCCGGCTCGCGGCGGCCAACACGGGCACCTCGGGCATCGCCGTCCTGGAGGAGCTGTGCGCCCGGGGCGAGGAGGCGGTCGGCGCCGACGACGTGGACGCCGCGGTCGCGACCAACGCCCGCTTCCACGCCAAGGTCATGGAGCTCGCGGGCAACACGGTCCTGGCCGAGCTGGCCGCGCAGGTCGACCGGCGCGTGCGCTGGTACTACACACCGGTCGCCCGGCAGCGCGGCCGGCAGTCCTGGATCGAGCACCGCGACCTGATCGCTGCGATCTCGGCGCGCGACGAACAGCGCGCGACCGAGGTCATGCGCGCCCACACGGAGCACACCCGCGCGACGTACCACGCCCGCCCCCGCGACTGA
- a CDS encoding ROK family protein, with translation MTARPGNAHQARLLTLLRDGGPNSRAQLGDQVDLSRSKLAVEVERLLETGLVVADGLAASRGGRRSHNIRLAPALRFLGVDIGATSIDVAVTNAELEVLGHINQPMDVREGPVAVFEQVLAMAAKLKASGLAEGFDGAGIGVPGPVRFPEGVPVAPPIMPGWDGFPVREALSQDLGCPVMVDNDVNLMAMGEQHAGVARSVGDFLCVKIGTGIGCGIVVGGEVYRGTTGSAGDIGHIQAVPDGRPCACGNRGCLEAHFSGAALARDATDAAHQGLSQELAARLEAAGALSAVDVAAAAAAGDATALDLIREGGTRTGQVIAGLVSFFNPGLVVIGGGVTGLGHTLLAAIRTQVYRQSLPLATGNLPIVLGELGPTAGVIGAARLISDHLFSPA, from the coding sequence ATGACTGCGCGACCTGGGAACGCCCATCAGGCGCGGCTGCTCACACTGCTGCGTGACGGCGGCCCCAACTCACGGGCGCAGCTGGGGGACCAGGTGGACCTCTCGCGGTCCAAGCTGGCCGTGGAGGTCGAACGGCTCCTGGAGACGGGCCTCGTGGTGGCCGACGGCCTCGCCGCCTCGCGCGGCGGGCGCCGGTCCCACAACATCCGGCTCGCTCCCGCGCTGCGCTTCCTGGGCGTCGACATCGGGGCCACCTCGATAGACGTCGCCGTCACCAACGCCGAGCTGGAGGTGCTGGGACACATCAACCAGCCCATGGACGTACGCGAGGGACCCGTCGCGGTCTTCGAGCAAGTACTCGCCATGGCCGCGAAACTGAAGGCATCCGGGCTCGCGGAGGGTTTCGACGGCGCCGGCATCGGGGTACCCGGACCGGTCCGCTTCCCCGAGGGCGTCCCGGTCGCCCCGCCGATCATGCCGGGCTGGGACGGGTTCCCGGTGCGCGAGGCGCTGAGCCAGGACCTCGGCTGCCCCGTCATGGTCGACAACGACGTGAACCTGATGGCGATGGGGGAGCAGCACGCGGGCGTGGCCCGCTCCGTGGGCGACTTCCTCTGCGTCAAGATCGGCACCGGTATCGGCTGCGGGATCGTCGTCGGCGGTGAGGTCTACCGCGGTACGACGGGCAGCGCGGGCGACATCGGCCACATCCAGGCCGTGCCGGACGGCCGCCCGTGCGCGTGCGGCAACCGGGGCTGCCTGGAGGCCCACTTCAGCGGGGCCGCGCTGGCCCGCGACGCCACGGACGCCGCCCACCAGGGGCTTTCCCAGGAACTCGCGGCACGACTGGAGGCGGCGGGCGCCCTGAGCGCCGTCGACGTCGCCGCCGCCGCTGCCGCGGGTGACGCCACCGCGCTCGACCTGATCCGCGAGGGCGGCACCCGTACCGGCCAGGTCATCGCCGGACTCGTCAGCTTCTTCAACCCGGGCCTGGTGGTGATCGGCGGCGGGGTGACCGGCCTCGGCCACACCCTGCTCGCCGCGATCCGCACCCAGGTCTACCGCCAGTCGCTGCCCCTCGCGACCGGCAACCTCCCCATCGTGCTGGGGGAGTTGGGTCCCACCGCCGGAGTCATCGGCGCGGCCCGGCTCATCAGCGACCACCTGTTCTCACCCGCGTGA